A single candidate division WOR-3 bacterium DNA region contains:
- the rplQ gene encoding 50S ribosomal protein L17: MRHRRKVKKLQRDVDHRRALIKNLCRSLLQHEKIETTWVKAKAMRPFIEHLIDIAKKDTVANRRRVFAFLADRKLVKKLFEDVAKRFSDVTGGYTRIIKTNTRVGDNAQMAIIEFTRVASK, from the coding sequence ATGAGACACAGAAGGAAAGTTAAAAAATTACAAAGAGATGTTGACCATCGTCGGGCATTAATTAAAAATCTCTGTCGTTCCTTATTGCAACACGAAAAGATTGAGACCACGTGGGTAAAAGCAAAAGCGATGCGTCCTTTTATCGAACATTTGATTGATATTGCCAAAAAGGATACGGTGGCTAATCGGCGGCGGGTTTTTGCTTTTCTTGCTGACCGAAAATTGGTAAAAAAACTTTTTGAAGATGTTGCTAAAAGATTTAGTGATGTAACCGGTGGTTATACCCGAATTATTAAAACTAATACTAGGGTGGGAGATAATGCTCAAATGGCAATCATTGAATTTACTCGTGTGGCTAGTAAATAA